The following proteins are co-located in the Theropithecus gelada isolate Dixy chromosome 19, Tgel_1.0, whole genome shotgun sequence genome:
- the OCEL1 gene encoding occludin/ELL domain-containing protein 1 — THNRDGSASLTADPGSELQTLGQAARRPPPPRAGHDAPRRTRPSARKPASCFCRRPMPTQEPPKTRGSRGHLQTHPPGPGPPLQGLAPGGLKTSAPRPPCQPQPGPHKAKPRKIVFEDELLSQALLGAKKPIGAIPKGHKPRPHPVPDYELKYPPVSSERERSRYAAVFQDQYGEFVELQREVGCAQAKLRQLEALLSSLPPPQSQKEAQVAARVWREFEKKRMDPGFLDKQARCHYLKGKLRHLKTQIQKFNDQGDSEGSVYF, encoded by the exons GCCGCCCGCAGACCACCCCCGCCGCGCGCGGGACACGACGCCCCCCGGAGGACCCGCCCATCAGCCCGGAAACCTGCGAGCTGCTTCTGCCGGAGGCCGATGCCCACCCAGGAGCCCCCAAAGACTCGCGGCTCCCGGGGGCACCTGCAGACTCACCCGCCTGGGCCTGGGCCCCCG CTGCAAGGACTGGCGCCTGGAGGCCTCAAAACCAGCGCCCCCCGCCCTCCGTGCCAGCCCCAGCCGGGACCCCACAAGGCAAAGCCCAGGAAGATTGTGTTTGAGGATGAGCTGCTCTCCCAGGCCCTCCTGGGTGCCAAGAAGCCTATCGGAGCCATCCCTAAGGGGCATAAGCCTAGGCCCCACCCAGTGCCCGACTATGAGCT TAAGTACCCACCGGTGAGCAGTGAGAGGGAGCGGAGCCGCTACGCCGCAGTGTTCCAGGACCAGTACGGAGAGTTCGTGGAGCTCCAGCGGGAGGTGGGGTGTGCACAGGCAAAGCTCAGGCAGCTGGAGGCCCTGCTgagctccctgcccccaccccaaagCCAG AAGGAGGCCCAAGTTGCAGCCCGGGTTTGGAGGGAGTTTGAGAAGAAGCGAATG GATCCTGGCTTCCTGGACAAGCAGGCTCGCTGCCACTACCTGAAGGGTAAACTGAGGCATCTCAAGACTCAGATCCAGAAATTCAATGACCAAGGAGACAGCGAGGGCTCTGTGTACTTCTGA